Proteins encoded in a region of the Zea mays cultivar B73 chromosome 2, Zm-B73-REFERENCE-NAM-5.0, whole genome shotgun sequence genome:
- the LOC100216628 gene encoding uncharacterized protein LOC100216628, with translation MDSDYIASLLMGSSAPALSFAALDAGFLDTLRGGGGGGLFGVPAEAGCGGGSPEGSSVSDPAWARARDYGNARKRKAPPTGSAGGKEACLSKVAEAKGPDGKRCRVVGASDSPVKPKEEEEEAAASDALVEVKAQKKGKGKSSKPAVEPPKDYVHVRARRGQATDSHSLAERVRREKISQRMKFLQDLVPGCNKVVGKALMLDEIINYVQSLQQQVEFLSMKLATVNPELDFSNLSTLLHKDMYQQPCGGPSASSVFPLESAGAAFPFCEQADLFHSFGSGGSGSGSGMEDQCSLSLLLDTALPHAASPQFAFQKQQRDLWEDGLQHALPTPTTGSEQRQEEDGLLVPDL, from the exons ATGGACAGCGACTACATTGCCAGCCTGCTCATGGGCTCATCCGCCCCTGCACTCAGCTTCGCCGCGCTGGACGCCGGGTTCCTCGACACGctacgcggcggcggcggcgggggcctCTTCGGGGTGCCCGCGGAGGCAGGGTGTGGCGGCGGGTCTCCGGAGGGGTCGTCGGTGTCCGACCCAGCGTGGGCGCGCGCTAGGGACTACGGCAATGCCAGGAAACGCAAGGCGCCGCCCACGGGGTCCGCCGGTGGCAAGGAGGCCTGCTTGAGCAAG GTTGCGGAGGCCAAGGGTCCGGACGGGAAGAGGTGCAGAGTAGTGGGTGCCAGCGACAGTCCGGTGAAGCCgaaggaagaggaggaggaggcggcggcgagCGACGCCTTGGTTGAAGTCAAAGCGCAGAAGAAGGGCAAGGGGAAGAGCTCGAAGCCGGCAGTCGAACCGCCCAAAGACTACGTCCATGTCCGGGCGCGGCGGGGGCAGGCGACTGACAGCCACAGCCTTGCAGAGAGG GTTAGAAGAGAGAAGATTAGCCAGAGGATGAAATTTCTACAGGACCTAGTGCCAGGATGCAACAAG GTGGTCGGCAAGGCACTCATGCTCGATGAGATCATAAACTACGTCCAGTCGCTGCAGCAGCAAGTTGAG TTCCTGTCCATGAAGCTCGCCACTGTGAACCCAGAGCTTGATTTCAGCAACCTATCGACACTCCTGCACAAAGAC ATGTACCAACAGCCATGTGGTGGCCCTTCGGCAAGTTCGGTCTTTCCACTGGAAAGCGCCGGCGCAGCTTTTCCATTCTGCGAGCAGGCGGATCTTTTCCACAGCTTTGGCTCGGGTGGTAGCGGTAGCGGTAGTGGTATGGAGGATCAGTGCTCTCTAAGCCTGCTGCTAGACACGGCTCTGCCCCACGCGGCCAGCCCACAGTTTGCTTTTCAAAAGCAG CAAAGGGACTTGTGGGAGGATGGCCTACAGCATGCTTTGCCTACCCCTACTACCGGTAGCGAGCAAAGGCAGGAGGAGGATGGGCTTTTAGTACCCGACCTTTGA